Proteins encoded by one window of Dendropsophus ebraccatus isolate aDenEbr1 chromosome 4, aDenEbr1.pat, whole genome shotgun sequence:
- the LOC138788229 gene encoding C-signal-like, which yields MVTMHLLLAKKHKTRVQHTKLLPLFMENLSAVMSEFKVQSVLVTGANRGIGFEFVKQFLKSQNPPEIIFAACRNPESPQSQELKGLSTKNPNVIVIQLDTTDPASVNFSVKEVEKHLNGKKLDLLINNAGILTSNNLESQTSEDMLHVYNVNVVGPMLVTQAFYPLLKRAEGTGKSAVVHISALLGSLEDVPRLFSAFPVISYRCSKAALNILSRCHAEGYKKDGIISIAIHPGWVKTDMGGDQAPLTTEASVGGMMKIISTITEKQSGTFVDWEGKVLPW from the exons ATGGTTACAATGCATTTGCTTCTTGCAAAGAAACACAAGACCAGAGTGCAACACACAAAGCTGCTGCCTCTGTTCATGGAGAATCTGAGTGCAGTCATGTCGGAGTTTAAGGTCCAGTCTGTCCTGGTAACTGGCGCTAACAGAGGAATAGGCTTTGAATTTGTTAAACAGTTTCTGAAGAGTCAAAATCCACCAGAAATTATCTTTGCTGCCTGCAGGAATCCAGAGTCTCCTCAAAGCCAG GAATTAAAGGGTCTGTCCACAAAGAACCCAAATGTCATAGTGATTCAACTAG ACACCACTGACCCTGCAAGTGTCAACTTCTCAGTAAAAGAAGTAGAGAAACATTTGAATGGAAAGAAACTTGATCTGCTCATCAACAATGCCGGGATTTTAACTTCCAACAACCTAGAGTCACAGACCTCTGAGGACATGTTACATGTCTACAATGTAAATGTGGTGGGCCCTATGCTGGTTacccag GCTTTCTATCCCTTGCTGAAAAGAGCAGAAGGCACAGGAAAGTCAGCTGTGGTTCATATCTCAGCTCTCCTCGGATCTCTTGAAGATGTCCCCCGTCTCTTTTCTGCTTTTCCAGTCATTTCCTATCGCTGCAGTAAG GCTGCTCTTAACATTTTGTCAAGATGTCACGCAGAGGGATACAAGAAGGATGGCATCATATCAATAGCTATTCATCCTGGTTGGGTTAAGACAGACATGGGAGGTGATCAG gCTCCTTTAACAACAGAAGCCAGTGTTGGAGGGATGATGAAAATTATTTCCACTATCACTGAAAAGCAGAGCGGAACCTTTGTGGACTGGGAAGGAAAAGTTCTCCCTTGGTGA